In Phreatobacter cathodiphilus, the genomic window CCCTTGGTGACGATGAGCAGCGAGGGCCCGTAAACGAAGACGAAGGGCACCAGCGCCTTGGCGAGGCCGAGGCGGAAGGCGGTGTTGCCGGTCTTGAACGGATCGGCCCCCGCCATGCTGGCCGCGGCATAGGCCGCGAGCGCCACCGGCGGCGTGATGTCGGCGAGGACGCCGTAGTAGAAGACGAAGAAATGGGCGACGATGGGCTCGACGCCGAGCAGGGCGAGGGCCGGCGCCGCCACCGTCACCATGATGATGTAGTTGGCGGTGGTCGGGACGCCGCAGCCCAGCAGGATGCAGACGATCGCCGTCATCACCAGCGTGTAGAACAGGGTCATGCCCTTGGCGTCATAGGCCCAGGCCGGCAGGATCGAGCCGGTGAAGGCCGCGAGCTGCGCGGCGAAGCTCGTGACGATGTTGGAGATCTTGAAGCCGACGCCGGTCAGCGTCACGACGCCGACGATGATGCCGACGGTGGCGGCCGCGGCGCCAACGGCGATGGCGTATTTCGCTCCCACCACGAAGGCGTCGATCATGTCGGCGGTGAGGAACTTGCCCTCCGCGTCGCGCAGCGCGAAGGCGGCGCAGACCACGGCGACGCCGGCGAAGATGGAGACGGTCGCCCAGCCCTCGGTGAGGAGCCCCGCGGCGATGGCGGCGATCATCACCGCGAGGAAGCCGACGGCGACGACGGGATTGCGGCGGGTGAAGCCGACGAGCACGCAGGCGGTGATGCCCCAGAAGGCCGCGAGATAGGGCGTGAAGCCTGAGAACAGGACCATCAGCAGCACGACGAGCGGAACGGCGGCCGGCCAATCGCGGGCGATGACCTCGCGCGCCTTCGGCAGGTCGGCGGCGGGGATGCCCTTCAGGCCGTTCTTCTTCGCCTCGAAATGCACCTGCCAGAACACACCGAAGAAATGCATCGCGGCGGGAATGAGCGCCGCCAGCACGATGGACTGGTAGGGGAGGTTGAGGAACTCGATCATCAGGAAGGCCGCGGCCCCCATGATCGGAGGGGTGATCTGGCCGCCGGTGGAGGCGGTGGATTCGATGGCGGCCGCCATGTGGCGGGGATAGCCGAGCCGCATCATGGCGGGGATGGTGAGCGAACCGACCGTCACGGTGTTGGCGATGGACGAGCCGGAGATCATGCCGAACATGGCCGAACCGAAGATCGACACCTTGGCGGGGCCGCCCGAGTAGCGTCCGGCGAGCGCCGTGGCGAGGTCGATGAACAGGCGCCCGAGGCCGATGCGCGTCGCCAGCACGCCGAACAGAACGTAGTGGAAGACGTAGGTGGCGACCACGCCGAGCGCGATGCCGTAGATGCCGTTGCTGGTGAGGTAGAGGTGGTTGACCACCGCCGACCAGGAATTGCCGGGATGGGCGAGGATGCCCGGCAGCGACTGGCCGTACATGGCATAGACCATCAGCGAGACGGCGATGATGGGCAGCGGCCAGCCGACGCTGCGCCGCGTCGCCTCCAGCAGGACCAGGATGGCGATGGTCGCCATGGCGACGTCCAGCGGCTCGGGATTGCCGACGCGGAAGGCGAGGTCGTCGTAGATCCACGGCATGTAGAGGCTGGCGACGACGGCGCCGGCCGCCAGGATCCAGTCATAGAGGGCGATGCCGCCGGGCGCGAGAATGCCGGCCTGGGCGGGGGTGTGGTGGTCGCGCTTCAGCAGCGGGAAGACCAGAAAGATC contains:
- a CDS encoding TRAP transporter permease; amino-acid sequence: MKIEAMDPNALQKLEEEFDSEVRFRPLLPATAWLVAGLLFALSAFHYYTAGFGLLREATHRGIHMAFVLGLIFLVFPLLKRDHHTPAQAGILAPGGIALYDWILAAGAVVASLYMPWIYDDLAFRVGNPEPLDVAMATIAILVLLEATRRSVGWPLPIIAVSLMVYAMYGQSLPGILAHPGNSWSAVVNHLYLTSNGIYGIALGVVATYVFHYVLFGVLATRIGLGRLFIDLATALAGRYSGGPAKVSIFGSAMFGMISGSSIANTVTVGSLTIPAMMRLGYPRHMAAAIESTASTGGQITPPIMGAAAFLMIEFLNLPYQSIVLAALIPAAMHFFGVFWQVHFEAKKNGLKGIPAADLPKAREVIARDWPAAVPLVVLLMVLFSGFTPYLAAFWGITACVLVGFTRRNPVVAVGFLAVMIAAIAAGLLTEGWATVSIFAGVAVVCAAFALRDAEGKFLTADMIDAFVVGAKYAIAVGAAAATVGIIVGVVTLTGVGFKISNIVTSFAAQLAAFTGSILPAWAYDAKGMTLFYTLVMTAIVCILLGCGVPTTANYIIMVTVAAPALALLGVEPIVAHFFVFYYGVLADITPPVALAAYAAASMAGADPFKTGNTAFRLGLAKALVPFVFVYGPSLLIVTKGFTWTDFVVTAATCALGVFILAAALTGHALVRMPLWQRLSLGLSGLLLMAPNLTASLVGIAVAVPALLAQLAASRREAAAPVG